A region of the Chelmon rostratus isolate fCheRos1 chromosome 1, fCheRos1.pri, whole genome shotgun sequence genome:
TTCACGGAAGGGATGATGTTGGATGGATCATATAATGAGACTTGTTTCTGCCAAATGAAGCACTTTGCAGTGTGGCTCAAGATGTCATTGTTAATATCATCAGAGCACAGAatatttttttgcctttcatcTCTAAGACAGTTGAGAGCCAGTTCTTCCCTTGGCTCTCACCCTTCTTCTTTGCACCATCCAcgttcatttaaaaacaaacactgatatAGTCATGTGGGATTAGCCTTGTGAAGCAAAACACAAGACCATGACCTCTTACCTCATGTCTAAATCTGAGTCCTAATTCCTTTCTACATATTTAAATCTAAGCAGGCAGAATATGTTGTCTGCTCGCACCGAAAAGGTGTCACAAAACAGATACTCaaagtaaaaaacatttaaaataaaaatattaaaagtgtATGATTTTGTTgagatgtgtgtgactgtgctgctgaTGGACGCTATTCTCTGCAAGGTAATTCACAAAGTTTTTGAATTAAGGCAAACATCCCAGCATTTTGATGCCTTATGAGGTTTGATTGGCAGAGACTGCAGTTTGACTGACATGTATCTGTGCTGGGATCATGTCATGTCAAATGGTTATGTATGTTGATTACTTTGTTTTCTACCACCTGGAAAAAtcagtatatactgtacagagtAGTATGTAGAAGGGAGTAGACCTTCATAACAGGAAAGCACACGGGTAACTAATGACATTAAATATAACTCAGTCCATTACATTTGTGAATTATTCCAGTCAGTAAGATGAAACCTGAATGGAATTCATTCTTTactaatttcattatttatacCTGTTTTTCCTTCGATGGCTTGTCAAAAAGTTTGGGGAAGGGTCTATTGGGATATTCTGTAAGTGGTTTCGTTTCCATtcacatgcatgtctgtgttcacAGCGCCCTCTAGTGCTAACAACTGGGAGGACGTCCAGGCGAAGGCCCGccacctgctgcttcacacCTACGGTCTCACCAGGTGCACAGTGCAGGTGCAGACTCACAGGCAGAGGCCTGTGCACAGTTGTGCACACTGCCAACAGCCCAGCGCCTAAAGAGAGACTCACGCTCAGTGCATTTCATGGAGCCAGACAGCAGAGGATACAGGGCCTGGATGTCCGCCTCAGTGCCAGAGCAGGAGCAGCCGTATATGTTTTGCATGGAAAGAGACTGGTGCCAAAGGCCAGTCAGTGGAACAACAGCAGATGCACATTTCTAATGAAAGGATCACTACAGCCTCCAGGGACCTTGTGCTCTTAAAAACTTGCTCCTAATTCACCATTCAAGCCTATTGCAACagttaacttttttttgtattttggcTGTTTGATTTATCACGACTGATGTTTTGTCATCAGATGTAAAATTCACTTTTTGTTAACTAGATGTGAGGACTGTATactaagattttttttattttactgagGATGTCAGCAAATGAAAACGTACCTCATgtcatttgataaaaactgtcGTCACAGTGCGTATAAGCTGTATTCCTTACCACTGGCATAAGTAAGGCAAAAAACCTTTATCATCATGTCCCTTTAGACATTACATCTCATCAAATGCACTTAATGATTAATATTCTTCAGCCAAAGTCTGTTGTGaggcagatttttaaaaagacagcaacCTTAGATATTGTTAAAGCAGTTTATATTGGCTGTAGTGACCAACACTTAAAGTACCTACACTTTTAACACTTGACGTTTTGTTCTAGCATTTCACGTAATTAATTGTGGCGAGCAGGCTACTGACAATCAAAGTGTGATTGACTTTGAGGATAAATGCCGACTTCAGTATGATTTCAGCCTTACACTCTATACTGAGCTAATTTCGTATGAACTGGCAGTATGATAATGCAGACGGGTTTGAGAAATCTACAGTATTTCACAGTTGCTGTGATTTTTCAGGTACAGAGGGATGAGTTGAAATTTGCCAATAATAGTGTTAATAGTGTTTTCTCTTCAAGTGTTGAGAGCTTGTGGGGGTGTTTATGGTAAACCTGTTCACATCTCTGATATTAATCATGAGGAAAAATCAGGAACTGgatcactgtttttgtttataaTAAAGTATTTAATCCTTTGTGTCTCTCAGTATCTCATTTTTCTGGACAGCTTCACGTGTCTCCACTGTTTCTCACTGTTGTAGATATTTGACAGATCTTAGTCCACATATGTGTTAATCATttgtgagtttaaaaaaaacaataagtaCAAACAACTTACTATGGTGTGCTGGTTGCCGTCACTTTTAAACACTAGGTGGCACACTTCTACAGTAGCTGAGAAATTATTTTCATGGCAGGATCCTTTTGGTAAGACAACATGCATATATAGAGTTTGTGTTACACTTCCTTATTTACCACCTTTAACCCCTTAAATGATGGTGCACACATTGGCTGAACAAGAatacatgtaaaacacatttctttccaaaaaaaaaaagtttttgggGTTGAATAAAGCATTTGGGAGACAAATGTTTTATGCAGTATGAATACTGAAGTACATAAATATAAGGCTATAAATATATCGCAATTGTCCTTTAACATGTCAGAGCTGATGAGTCTGATTAGTGTTAAATTGGTAAAAATACTAAAGACTAAGAATAATTCTGTAATGGAGCCTCCTGCATGTATTCACCTCATAATTGAAACATTAACTACTTGtggttacacacacaaaacaaggcTAATATTCAGAATATAGACATATCAAGGGTTTATCATCGACAACATAAGTGAGTTGGGAGTGTCTCAGTTTCCAGGCAACAGCTGCGTGAACAAAAAGCCACTGAACCGAAGGCAGGCAACTCCTCTGTTTGTATTACAGCAGAGCCAGAACTTTACAGCACCTACATGACGCTGCTGTACTTTCAAGCCCCATAAACTACAGTAATGATCCATCTGAGTCGTCAGAGTCCGAAACACTACCTTAACTACGTTAAAGACTTATTTTCTGACAGTCACAGAAGTCACAGGTCAAGACTTCACTTTCTCAACGTGTTTTTGTAATTATAGTTATAGTAGTGAACTGTAGCACTGATAACACATGGGGAATTCCATCTATCACCTTACATGCTTTGTGTGAGCAATAACTTGCTGGTCACATGGTCTGTGGTGTCATGATGTCTGTGACCCAGTCACGTACACAATtccaactacacacacacacacacacttcctcttctGCCATTGTTTCCCTAAATAACCATTCAGCTACACACAGCTCGATTACGTGAAATCAAGTTCTGACTGTGTGCACCTCTCTGCACTTACAGAATATTTGATTACATGATACAAGAGCACTGAAAATGCCCTCCAGCCACCAACAGTCAGTGCTCATCAATAGTACCTCCTGGTTACATTTTCTAAAGCTATGAAATGTGACTGTGAAGCATTTACATGGCATctaaaataagagaaaaacatacTGGAGGGAATCCTAACAGTCAAGTAAGGTTATGTTGACGCATCTGTGCTGATATACAGAATGCGTCCATGTTCTGTACAACCCAGCATGCATGTAAGTGAAACCAAATAGGAAAATGTTTCCTGATAAaagagcagctcagtgaggaaatgatctctctctcccttcacaGCCCTCGGTTACTGTCTAATAATTCATGACAAGTCCTTTCAGCCAGCAGTCCAGTAGGCTGTGCATGCAGACAGTGCCATGTTCAGACGCTGTAGGGAGGGCTTTCTGATGTTTTCGCTCTCCTGAGATATGAGATGGATGTTAAAAGGATTGTCTCTGATTATAAAACACAATGGGAGCGCTGAATGCCCACGCAGCCATAAACTAAGCAGATGAGTGCATTTGCCCATTGCTCCGACTGCAGTAATTACTTTACTGCTGTCCTAGCTGGCAACATCTCACCGTCTTCTTGTCTGCaaacaacattcaaacaaaTACTGACTGtgtcttttaaataaaatgtggagGTTAAAGAACGAAAGGGAAAACAAGAGCTggcaaaacaatctcacctTGCCAGAGGACCACAATGGAAAGAGGCCTTTTACTACTGCTGTGCAGAGCTATTCTGCAGTGTTAATCatcaaataatgtaaaacagtCAAACAATCTAAAGGCCATGTAGACGGTCAAATTTGATAAAATGGCTAATgtacacaaatatacaaatttTCACCACAACTTCcgctgatgaagatcatgtggGATCTTAAGGTGAGATTTAATCAACtaattcaaaacatttttcacaacagacattttttgtgACACGTCacgtcacagcaggaaaagcaccaCTAGACATAAGAACattaataatggctgcattccCTTGCGGTATGCCTTTTCCAGGGAACTTTGCACGTTGGCTTACTGGTAAGTCTATTTAGGAGGTCATCCTTActgttattagttacacctgtgctcctggtaaaataaaaaaagtaacaaaaaaaaaagagtcctTTTCGTGGTGTTTTTAGGAGACATAAACACGTAGTGAAAGAACAGGCTGGCatttatctttcttattgttaacAAATCACAGGAAAATACCAAAATCAATAATTAGTCAGTTTCTTAACACAATCCATGATTTCCCCAGACTTTCTATGGCACACAGCCAaaaactcatttgttttctaGTTTAAACATAAATCTGTAATGGAATAGTTCAATACATTTGAAGGTTTACGGGCTTTCTTTGCCGAGTAAAATGAGAACATCAACTCCTCCGCCGTGTCTGTCAACTTGACTCAGCTGGAATCGAGAGATCACGCGAGATCACGCGAGCCGAATGGAACAAAATTATCTGGCGCATTAGTTTAACGTCTACATGCTAAGTAGCTATGACGCTAGAGCAGGCAatcggttagcttagcttatcatagcataaaaaatggaaattggATCCGTCCAAAGGTAACAAGTTTATGTTGTGTTAGcatcatatttattttctattttcttatATTCCAAAATTGCTCTAAGAACATATAAAGTTCCACTTTTAAAGCTCAATTTTCTGAAACAGCTGGGAGCTGTAGTTTTTTTGCAAATACTATTGTGATTATTATAATCATAGAGCACAATGATGTGGCTCATTTATcaatttaatagtttttttttaaatagttttaatTAAGTTTAATACTTCTGGGACtatagacctttttcacagaagacatttgaCATGTcacaacaggaaaagcacaggtgtaaataataaaatcaaagatGGCCGAATTCCatgtagctgcttcagtttcaaggTCCTGGAGTTATGAGATTTGGCTTGCTGTCAGACTTGAACACAATAGACCCATCGTTAGTGTTTGGTAaattagtaacacctgtgcttatAAGTCAAAACGTCTGCTGTGAATAAGACCAATAGGGGTCTATGGTACAGAGCAATAAgctatatcaggctttggctgaCGACACATGTTAGTAGGACCAATTCATTCTTCATTTGATccttttttattatgttttatgatgttttttcattaaaagaGGTCACATCGGCACATCTTCTAGCCAAGTTCAGCTTTTTAGCACTGCATGGTTAGGTCTGACAGTTTTTGGGAGACAGATGATGTTATGAGGAGATATTACTGTTAGCCCTGTAACACAGACCAGACCAAGAATAccagtgtgaacacatgaaaacCCAGAATCGTACTTGAACTCaagagaacaaaagaaacatgcaTGTTCATAATAATTTATTGACTGTACAGTACATTACTTACACTTTTGGTCTTTCACATTTGCACACTGTCATACCTTCACATCTACTGTGGGAGCATCTGGGTGGCTGTTACTACCAACCTCTCTGTCACATGAAATACCACAACCTGTTTAATGCGAATACACCTCTCTAGCTGTAATCACAGAAACCCAGAATTagtcttttttcacttttttcctggCAGCACGAGTATCTGTTACCATAGTTAGTATGATGGACGTCCTTGAGCCGGGCCAGTACAGAGCAGGGTGTAACCCCACCAGTGGAGCAGAAGCATTTCCGCACACTGAGTGTCAAAGCATCCTAGTTTGTGCAGAAAGGATTCTGTTAGACTGATGGGGGGGCCGGCAGGTGTGGATCTTTCTAGCAGATGcccgccttttttttttttacttggtgAGGCTCTTCACCaactccagctcctccactggTTTCCACTGCTGATTGATGGTGATGAACTGCAGAGAAATGCCAGAAATACAAATAAGGCTTCTCCTAACCTATTTCAAGTTTTACACCAACTTATAGCGACGGGTAACATGAATAGCTGCACGGTGGCGTGTACGGACATAAACATCATTACTCTGATGTCACAAGAACAGGCTGGTGCTAATTTGATAAGGTTTCTTCTCCAGTGACTCAGCAgattgcagctgcagctgaagattCTGCTTGTATTTCAGTGCCAGTAGGAATAAAAATGCTTGTTAACTACCGTCCAAACATTATAGAATATGTAATGTTAGGAATATTACCTTTTGGGGTTTTGTCGGGTCCACTCTCTCCCATGGTTCTGGGTTTTTGGTCTTGTTCAAACtaaaaacagcagtaaacagaattaaaataataatattaaacatTTCTTACATGCCAGCTGCTGATAGAGGTCAGATTAAagtatgaaaacagaaaagtgcaATTTAAAGGACTCACATAACATCAGGTTTAGTAAATAGAAAgtagagagcagcagaggtggcTCCCGTTGCAGCAAAAGCCATGAACCCTATCAGAGGGATCAGCTggaacacacatttaaaatgtttttaagtgtgCATCGAAATATTTAAATGCATAGAACATCCTACAAATCAAATATCCACAATACATCACTTTTAACATAGTAAAAATGTGACCAGCTcacctcctttctcttcctcaaCATCTGGAAAAATCCAACCATTTTTCAAAATTCTCAAATCCCTAAAGAGATAATGATCATATTTCCACTTAATAATTAGGCTGAGTCAATTCGGTGAATTAAAGTCAACAGGTCATACAGGTAGCTGCGTGCGACGGGTCTCACCTGTTATTGCTGTGAAGTCCTTGAAGTCTCTTAGCGAAGCATCCTGTGAGCGCGGCTGATGTAGGCTGGATGGGAGGTTGTACGAGGTGAGAGGCACGTAGACAGACAGAGCTTCCTGCGCTGAAATGCACCAGTGGTTTCCAATTCGTCAACACGTCCACATTGCTGCTGATCAATACATTTTCTGAGCGTGCAATGCCCTCTTGTGGTCACATTTGAACACTGAAAGTCAAAGACTGGTGGATGTTTTGAAGTACAAACCTCAAACACTAAGTAGCTGCAAGTCAGCAAGAGTAAATTAAGAAAGAATATCAGACACCAAGGGTCGGgttttactcattttatttaaaaccatttttttcAGTAATACATTTCATCAATGCAGAGGACATGGCCATATGTGGCGTCATCTGGGAGGTGTTTGATATGTGTGGATCTGCTGGGCAGTGAGAGAGGGGCTCATTTTACTGAGGGACcggagaaagtgtgtgtgtttgatgacagAAGCTTCCATGTTCTCCTCCTGTAGCACCAACAGAGCAGCCTGgaagacagaaatatttttcaGGTATTCCTACGGtatctctttgtctttgtcagcaTTTAACACCAGGATTACCACAGCTCCAGACTAACGTTTCAGAACTCAGTGAACATTTTGGGTGCCCCAGCACAAAGTTTAGAAGCGCCACGTAAACTGACATGCAATGCAACTCATTCATTTATATTACTGACAAATGCTTTGGTAATAAATAGACAATCTGCAGAAGTAAGAAAGTCGTaatttttctggattttttaaagtgtgtttgtgtgtgtgtgtgtgtgtatttataaaTTTTTCTTAAATGGCAGCCATATTTTTAAGTTGCACTGGTGCTCGGAGTTAAAAAAATTC
Encoded here:
- the c1h15orf48 gene encoding normal mucosa of esophagus-specific gene 1 protein, which gives rise to MVGFFQMLRKRKELIPLIGFMAFAATGATSAALYFLFTKPDVILNKTKNPEPWERVDPTKPQKFITINQQWKPVEELELVKSLTK